The genomic DNA TGAACACTTTCATTTGAACCCGGTCGATTGGGTATTTTGCGTTGCTGGTTATCAAGGCCTCAGCATGACCCAGTCTGACTGCCGGGTTGACTTGAACTCTTTTCACAAATAATGATGCTGATAATATGCTGACCTTAAATTCATCAccattgctcatcagacaaaagtCATCCTTATTTCGCACCAACTTTAGTTTTACATCAACcccattaattaataatttctctTGAAAGAAGAGATCTGCATGGATGTGACCCAATAAATCAACCCTGTGGCTTCTGGACGTGTAAGCAGCCCTTTTATTGAACCCCAAATTTGTGCCATCCAGTGCAGTGGCTTCGTGGTGACCGGGTGTGTCTTTATAGAACAGGCCAGctgaaaattgtgttttcagGGTCTCGTCTCCGTAATTTAGTACGGTTTCGATAAACGCTCGATATGGGTAACAGTTATTGCTCTGGCTGATCAATCTGTCCCCGATGGTGATGTCCACCTGACTGAACAAAGAAGCAATCGGGTAGTTTACAAGGGCAACACGTGAATCGGCGGCCAGAGTTGTTccatcatttttatgtattttacagcTTAAGTAGAGGAGTGTGTTGTTGAGGTCCAGGTATTGATCATTTCCGGCAATGGAAAACTCAAGTGGGGCATTTTCTGACAATGCTGTGAGAGGCGGCACTTCGGCATAGTAGCTTTTTTCAATGCTGGTTTGTGTTGGTGACAGCTGAAATATGTCCAGTTCCAATTTTGCACATTCATCTGATGCACAGTGTACAAAAGCCATGTTTAGAATATATCACTAGAATTTTGCTTAGTTCTGGATCTTCTCTtggttgactttctttttttagCAGAGTGTCGAGCTTTTTTCCTCTTTGCTGTCTTCCTGGGCCGTGCAGGTGGCCCGAGCAGTGCTAGATGGGgtgtgtgtctttttcttttaacacctCTCTTTATAACAATCATACCAGAACCTTCTTGTTGGGGTGTTGCAACTTTATTCATTACAGTACCTGCCACGTGACTCATGACATCATTAGCAATGCTTTTCGCTGCTGACTTGACATGAGGTTTAGCAATTTCTAGCCCTCGCCTAAACAGAGGCACTGCTTTTCTGAAGAGAGCTTTAAAAATACCACCAATACCACCACCGTACTGGACAGGGAGACCATGAAACCCTGGTAGACCACTGCCAGCTTGTATCTTGTAATAAGATGCGTAGGTGCGTGGATCTCCATAGTTTTTTGTTAcaagcatgtttaaaaattgatAGATCTTGCTGGACGAAAATGCAACTTGATTATTACTTTACCATACTGGAACGGAACTGGTTTATTCTGGTCCGTCTTCATTTCAATCCTTATAGTATTGAAGCTTTGCACGGCGAGTGGTAGGTAGTGTGGCctttcaaaaaatatggtgacatTTGCACCGTCTTCACCTTTTATGTTTACACATCTCAGTAATGGCGCATGCGTATCTCCAACAAGTTGTGGTTCGATAATATCTGTATACACGAACATGGTGGAAAAACCACCTGTGATATCTGCCGAGTTGGGTGACTTGTGAGACGGCTTATCATGATCAAACCCGAGAATGTAAGACAGCTCCCCGGACACTTGGAGCAAAATGCTTTTATCACTAATCAGGTGAACGGTTCTACTGGCAGGATTGTATTTAAGTATTGCCTTAGGTGATGACGGGTTGGTATCAATGACATGATTCATTTCCGACAACAATGCTTCAATATTCCTGAAATAGCTTTTGTTTAAAGTGTATGTCCATTTTGTTGATCTTGTTTCCTCATTCATTAGCGTAAATTGTGTTGGTTGAGTGATGGAATTGAACGTTTTTGGGTATGTCAGTTCCACCAATGCCACTTCCCAGTCTCTGGACAGTTCTATTGTCTTGGCTAGCTGGACGGTGAATGATGCTA from Erpetoichthys calabaricus chromosome 5, fErpCal1.3, whole genome shotgun sequence includes the following:
- the LOC114652799 gene encoding uncharacterized protein F54H12.2-like; the encoded protein is MAFVHCASDECAKLELDIFQLSPTQTSIEKSYYAEVPPLTALSENAPLEFSIAGNDQYLDLNNTLLYLSCKIHKNDGTTLAADSRVALVNYPIASLFSQVDITIGDRLISQSNNCYPYRAFIETVLNYGDETLKTQFSAGLFYKDTPGHHEATALDGTNLGFNKRAAYTSRSHRVDLLGHIHADLFFQEKLLINGVDVKLKLVRNKDDFCLMSNGDEFKVSILSASLFVKRVQVNPAVRLGHAEALITSNAKYPIDRVQMKVFSIPTGSRVCNQENLFLGQLPKLVVLGFVDNAAFSGNFTHNPFNFKHNNINFMALYLDGEQIPSKPLQPDFANGHCVREYFQLVETADKRMKDKALLVDREEFAKGYSLFAFNLSPDMESKGHYSLIKTGNLRAEIRFAQPLQDTVNMIVYAVFDNIIEINMRRQVIYDYS